The following proteins are co-located in the Micromonospora viridifaciens genome:
- a CDS encoding ABC transporter ATP-binding protein, whose amino-acid sequence MSEAVLCFTGVSRVYPAGDGVVRALDEVSFEVSRGELVAVMGPSGSGKSTLLALAGGLDAPTAGSVHVEGVELGGLDATALARLRRDRIGYVFQDYNLVTDLTAAENVALPRELAGVGASRARREAVAALAEVGLSDVADRFPDQLSGGQQQRIAIARALVGQRQLVLADEPTGALDSRTSLAVLEVLRARIDAGAAGVLVTHEPRYAGWADRTIFLRDGRLVDATTRETPEQLLGRSS is encoded by the coding sequence GTGAGCGAAGCAGTGCTGTGCTTTACCGGGGTCAGCCGGGTCTACCCAGCCGGGGATGGCGTGGTCCGCGCGCTCGACGAGGTCAGCTTCGAGGTGAGCCGGGGTGAGCTCGTCGCCGTGATGGGCCCGTCGGGTTCTGGTAAGTCGACTCTGCTGGCGCTTGCCGGCGGGCTCGACGCGCCGACCGCAGGGTCGGTGCATGTGGAGGGGGTCGAGCTTGGCGGCCTCGACGCGACCGCGTTGGCGCGGTTGCGGCGGGACCGGATCGGCTACGTCTTTCAGGACTACAACCTGGTCACGGACCTCACTGCGGCGGAGAACGTGGCGCTGCCGCGCGAGTTGGCGGGCGTCGGCGCCAGCCGGGCGCGGCGGGAGGCTGTCGCGGCGCTGGCGGAGGTGGGCCTGAGCGACGTGGCGGACCGCTTTCCGGACCAGCTGTCCGGCGGGCAGCAGCAGCGGATCGCGATCGCGCGGGCGTTGGTGGGCCAACGGCAACTGGTGCTGGCCGATGAGCCGACCGGCGCGTTGGACTCGCGGACCAGTCTGGCGGTACTCGAGGTGCTGCGGGCCAGGATCGACGCGGGAGCCGCCGGGGTTCTGGTCACGCACGAGCCGCGGTACGCCGGCTGGGCCGACCGGACGATCTTCCTGCGGGACGGCCGGCTGGTCGACGCCACGACCCGGGAAACCCCGGAGCAGTTGCTGGGACGTTCCTCGTGA
- a CDS encoding PadR family transcriptional regulator → MQRNAVRWGLLALFADGPKYGYQLRTEFDARTGGTWALNVGQVYTTLERLVRDGYVTRVGSNDDGREVYAITSQGREALAGWFATPVTDTDRPRSELAIKLAMAAADPDVDVASVVQAQRTESMRQLRDYTQLRRRADPDGDVGWLLLLDHLIFNLESEMRWLDHVEATVLRRRTRQPGKPLSGSAGLDSEPAGMVSQ, encoded by the coding sequence GTGCAGAGGAACGCAGTGCGTTGGGGGCTGTTGGCGTTGTTCGCTGACGGCCCGAAGTACGGCTATCAGTTGAGGACCGAGTTCGACGCGCGGACCGGGGGGACGTGGGCTCTCAACGTGGGGCAGGTCTACACCACGTTGGAGCGGCTGGTCCGGGACGGTTACGTGACGCGGGTCGGCAGTAACGACGACGGCCGTGAGGTCTACGCGATCACGTCTCAGGGGCGGGAGGCGTTGGCCGGCTGGTTCGCCACTCCGGTCACGGACACGGACCGGCCGCGCAGCGAGCTGGCGATCAAACTTGCGATGGCGGCGGCTGATCCTGATGTGGATGTCGCCTCCGTTGTGCAGGCGCAGCGGACGGAGTCGATGCGGCAGCTGCGTGACTACACGCAGCTGCGGCGTCGGGCTGATCCGGACGGTGATGTGGGCTGGCTGCTTCTCCTGGACCATCTGATCTTCAATTTGGAGAGTGAGATGCGCTGGCTGGACCACGTGGAGGCGACGGTCCTACGGCGACGCACCCGGCAACCCGGGAAGCCGCTCTCCGGGTCGGCTGGTCTGGACAGTGAGCCGGCCGGGATGGTGTCCCAGTGA
- a CDS encoding IS1182 family transposase: protein MQPRSRVQIPEQTVLVARAAFPHGSVAMSARDELGEVFGDEQFAAAFGSRGAPAESPGALALVTALQYVENLTDRQAAQMVARAIDWKYALGLDLTDPGFDASVLSKFRARLVEHGLEEQVFTTMLTVLAGKGLVGAGGKQRTDSTHVIGAVRDLNRLELAGEAVRACLEALSVAAPAWLATVIDVGEWAHRYGPRVDSWRLPASAAKRDRLAQVYGADAVALLRAVFTPAAPPWLAEMPAVQTLRIVLVQNYHITTDTRGREVIRRREADTDGLPPARSRITSPYDTDTRWAAKGDDLFWNGYKVHLTETCDDEPHTAGQGDPADRRPAPNLITNVATTAATVPDVKATTGIHQQLHDRQLLPDEHYLDSGYPSAETIATAATSYGVTLVTPALLDQSAQARACGGFDKSAFTIDFDTRQVTCPQQRTSSHWHPATQRGTDVIVVKFAGPTCRPCPARAQCTTAKRGGRQLTFYPRDLHHALAAARTQQNTTGWANKYKLRAGVEGTISQALAITGIRRARYRGTAKTHLQHVFSAIALNLIRLHTWWTRHPLPPARTSNLQRLDLALAA, encoded by the coding sequence ATGCAGCCGCGGTCGCGGGTTCAGATTCCGGAGCAGACGGTGCTGGTGGCCCGGGCGGCGTTCCCGCACGGCAGCGTGGCGATGTCCGCCCGTGACGAGCTGGGTGAGGTGTTCGGCGACGAGCAGTTCGCTGCCGCGTTCGGCAGCCGGGGCGCTCCGGCGGAGTCCCCGGGCGCGTTGGCGCTGGTGACCGCCCTGCAGTACGTGGAGAACCTGACGGACCGGCAGGCCGCGCAGATGGTCGCCCGGGCCATCGACTGGAAGTACGCCCTCGGGCTCGACCTGACCGATCCGGGGTTCGATGCCAGCGTGCTGAGCAAGTTCCGGGCCCGGCTGGTCGAGCATGGCCTGGAAGAACAGGTGTTCACCACGATGCTGACGGTGCTGGCCGGCAAGGGCCTGGTGGGCGCCGGGGGCAAGCAGCGTACCGATTCCACCCATGTGATCGGCGCGGTGCGTGACCTCAATCGTCTGGAGCTGGCCGGTGAGGCGGTGCGGGCCTGCCTGGAGGCGCTGTCGGTGGCCGCCCCGGCCTGGCTGGCCACGGTGATCGACGTCGGTGAGTGGGCGCACCGGTACGGGCCGCGCGTGGACTCGTGGCGGCTGCCTGCCTCGGCGGCCAAGCGCGACCGCCTCGCCCAGGTCTACGGCGCCGACGCGGTGGCCCTGCTGCGCGCGGTGTTCACCCCGGCCGCCCCACCCTGGCTGGCCGAGATGCCCGCGGTGCAGACCCTGCGCATCGTGCTGGTGCAGAACTACCACATCACCACCGACACACGAGGGCGGGAGGTGATCCGGCGGCGGGAGGCGGACACGGACGGTCTCCCGCCCGCCAGATCACGCATCACCTCCCCGTATGACACCGACACCCGATGGGCCGCCAAGGGCGACGACCTGTTCTGGAACGGCTACAAGGTCCACCTGACCGAAACCTGCGACGACGAGCCACACACCGCCGGCCAGGGTGACCCCGCCGACCGCCGCCCGGCCCCGAACCTGATCACGAACGTGGCGACCACCGCGGCCACCGTCCCCGACGTGAAGGCCACCACCGGCATCCACCAGCAACTGCACGACCGTCAGCTGCTGCCCGACGAGCATTACCTGGACTCCGGCTACCCCTCGGCCGAGACCATCGCCACCGCCGCGACCAGCTACGGCGTCACCCTGGTGACCCCCGCCCTGCTCGATCAGTCCGCCCAGGCCCGCGCCTGCGGCGGCTTCGACAAGAGCGCCTTCACCATCGACTTCGACACCCGGCAGGTCACCTGCCCACAACAACGCACCAGCTCCCACTGGCACCCCGCCACCCAACGAGGCACCGACGTCATCGTGGTCAAATTCGCCGGCCCCACCTGCCGCCCCTGCCCGGCCCGCGCCCAGTGCACCACCGCGAAACGCGGAGGCCGTCAGCTCACCTTCTACCCTCGCGACCTGCACCACGCCCTCGCCGCGGCCCGCACCCAGCAGAACACCACCGGCTGGGCGAACAAGTACAAGCTGCGCGCCGGAGTCGAAGGCACCATCAGCCAGGCCCTCGCGATCACCGGCATCCGCCGAGCCCGCTACCGCGGCACCGCGAAGACCCACCTCCAACACGTGTTCTCCGCGATCGCCCTCAACCTCATCCGACTCCACACCTGGTGGACCAGACACCCCCTACCACCAGCACGTACCAGCAACCTCCAACGCCTGGACCTCGCCCTCGCCGCCTGA
- a CDS encoding SRPBCC family protein, which produces MAARLGWTIAAITAAAAAAGYRALVSGQLTLELGIGWRTRALRPQVLDIAAPRELVFDVIAQPYLGRPTRAQREKIQVLERGEGMVLAAHRTPVGRGLVTHTVETVTLTRPDTVDFRLVRGPVPYVRERFSLTDDGGHTRLEYTGEMGTDGWALGAGWAAVVARRWEATVADALATVKSEAERRHEHGQG; this is translated from the coding sequence ATGGCAGCACGGCTCGGCTGGACCATCGCGGCCATCACTGCGGCCGCGGCCGCAGCCGGGTACCGGGCGCTGGTCTCCGGCCAGCTCACCCTCGAGCTGGGCATCGGCTGGCGCACCCGCGCCCTCAGGCCGCAGGTACTCGACATCGCCGCGCCCCGCGAGCTGGTCTTCGACGTGATCGCCCAGCCCTACCTCGGCCGGCCCACGAGGGCCCAACGGGAGAAGATCCAGGTGCTGGAACGCGGAGAGGGAATGGTCCTGGCCGCCCACCGCACGCCGGTCGGCCGTGGCCTGGTCACCCATACGGTCGAGACGGTTACCCTCACCCGCCCCGACACCGTCGACTTCCGCCTCGTACGCGGCCCCGTGCCATACGTTCGGGAACGCTTCTCCCTCACCGACGACGGCGGCCACACCCGACTGGAGTACACCGGCGAGATGGGCACCGACGGCTGGGCGCTCGGCGCCGGGTGGGCGGCGGTGGTCGCGCGGCGATGGGAGGCGACGGTCGCCGACGCGCTGGCCACCGTGAAATCCGAGGCCGAACGCCGGCACGAACACGGTCAGGGCTAG
- a CDS encoding SAM-dependent methyltransferase: MSVPIPPPTAAEAKACCAATYGSDVVALLLGDSYHPGGLALTRRLADRLDLRAGEIVLDVASGRGSTALMLATEYEVDVTGVDLSDANVARATDVAQAGGLADRIRFEVGDAERLPVDAQSVDAVVCECAFCTFPDKPTAAAEFARVLRPGGRLGITDVTVNSERLPPELAGLGAWIACIADARPLDAYAALLSGAGLTVTHTERRDDAMVAMIDQIEARLALVWMTARARAEALGVDFDRAPAVLAAARAAIADHVLGYALLTAVKPH; the protein is encoded by the coding sequence ATGAGCGTCCCGATCCCGCCGCCTACGGCCGCCGAGGCCAAGGCATGCTGCGCCGCCACCTACGGCTCTGATGTGGTGGCCCTGCTGCTCGGCGACTCGTACCACCCTGGTGGCCTCGCCCTCACCCGCCGGCTGGCCGACCGGCTGGACCTACGCGCCGGGGAGATCGTCCTCGATGTGGCCAGTGGCCGGGGGAGCACCGCTCTGATGCTGGCGACCGAGTACGAGGTCGACGTCACCGGCGTGGACCTGTCCGACGCCAACGTCGCCCGCGCCACCGACGTGGCACAGGCCGGCGGTCTCGCCGACCGCATCCGGTTCGAGGTGGGCGACGCCGAGCGGCTACCCGTCGACGCGCAGTCGGTCGACGCGGTGGTGTGTGAGTGCGCCTTCTGCACCTTTCCCGACAAGCCCACCGCCGCCGCCGAGTTCGCCCGGGTGCTGCGCCCGGGAGGCCGGCTCGGCATCACCGACGTCACCGTCAATTCCGAGCGGCTACCGCCCGAGCTAGCCGGGCTGGGCGCGTGGATCGCCTGTATCGCCGACGCCCGCCCTCTCGACGCGTACGCGGCCCTGCTGAGCGGGGCGGGGCTGACCGTCACCCACACCGAACGCCGCGACGACGCGATGGTGGCCATGATCGATCAGATCGAGGCCCGCCTCGCCCTCGTGTGGATGACCGCACGAGCGCGGGCCGAGGCCCTCGGCGTGGACTTCGACCGCGCCCCGGCAGTGCTGGCCGCCGCCCGCGCCGCCATCGCCGACCATGTCCTCGGCTACGCCCTTCTGACAGCCGTGAAACCGCATTGA
- a CDS encoding FtsX-like permease family protein: protein MSPAAGEFVGSWRTALRIARRSSWRHRGRSALILLMLFLPAFAATVLVVSWANLSGTSAQEITFGMGRADLIVAADDLAAVRATLPAGSRTAPLVQGRTAVQGPTGLRAREYEATDLTDPLNRGRYVVRAGRAPRGTAEVAVTRSLAEELGVGPGSRIEAGMPQRQLTVVGVVDWSRSLRQAGLLVPAEAPLSPGARPALMVELPPGQVWSPPNPGTIAGLGWRDRRGMEPTAVERAAEAAAFLLVASFAGTQVVLLSGAAFMVGARRQRRELALVAAAGATARQVGRIVLAAGLLLGGGAAAAGAGLGLVTFASARPAIELIADHPLIDVSVPVWSVAGVAALTVAAGGLAAWLPARTAGRLPVRADLGGQRARSRADLLSLGSGAVLLLVGTGLLLWSGNPEGRPVLLALGAVADLLGVVACTPALVRAAGRLAAGLPLSGRLALRHAARHRLRTGAAMAAVTAAIAGSVALALVGAARGDTTSTRFEARPGQVLLPAETADLLGQDGLHRLAAALPARDIVVLANATNVAVPIGDLPDGLRDPATLAGLQQRNVAVGGAETIRLVTGRAATTAELATLASGGAVVFNDTLIAGDHVTLTVNAQPAAPLPAVLAAHGEYFVNLPGLVVSTAAAQRLGLSVAPGAVVVDTHRTPSATELAAANDVLLRAQLAAAHPPAEPITAATATAGADTGRTSTMFYLLAGVSAMVVLVASTVAVGLAATELHGDLATMAAVGASPRIRRRITTAQALLIVGPGALLGLLAGIGPAASFIGYSTETHWQTPWPALLLITTVPPALATIVAGTLARSGLPLTRRTI from the coding sequence GTGAGCCCGGCCGCCGGCGAGTTCGTAGGGTCCTGGCGCACCGCGCTGCGGATCGCCCGCCGGTCGTCGTGGCGCCACCGTGGACGTAGCGCACTGATCCTGCTCATGCTGTTCCTGCCCGCCTTCGCCGCCACCGTACTCGTGGTGAGCTGGGCCAATCTGAGCGGCACCTCGGCTCAGGAGATCACCTTCGGGATGGGCCGAGCGGACCTGATCGTCGCGGCCGACGACCTGGCGGCGGTGCGGGCCACACTGCCCGCAGGCAGCCGTACGGCGCCCCTGGTCCAAGGCCGGACGGCCGTCCAAGGTCCGACCGGGTTGCGGGCGCGTGAGTACGAGGCGACTGACCTCACCGACCCGCTCAACCGGGGCCGGTATGTGGTGCGGGCCGGCCGCGCGCCGCGTGGAACGGCAGAGGTGGCGGTGACCCGGTCACTGGCCGAGGAACTCGGCGTCGGTCCGGGGAGCCGGATCGAGGCCGGGATGCCGCAGCGCCAACTCACCGTGGTCGGGGTGGTGGATTGGAGCCGGTCACTGCGGCAGGCCGGGCTGCTCGTGCCGGCGGAGGCGCCGTTGTCGCCAGGTGCGCGGCCCGCGCTGATGGTGGAGCTTCCCCCTGGGCAGGTCTGGTCACCGCCGAACCCGGGCACCATCGCGGGCCTGGGCTGGCGGGACCGCCGGGGGATGGAACCGACCGCCGTCGAACGGGCGGCCGAGGCTGCTGCGTTCCTGCTGGTGGCCAGTTTCGCCGGGACGCAGGTGGTGCTCCTGTCCGGGGCGGCGTTCATGGTGGGAGCCCGCCGGCAGCGGCGGGAACTGGCTCTGGTCGCCGCGGCGGGTGCCACCGCCCGACAGGTGGGCCGAATCGTCCTCGCCGCCGGGCTGCTTCTCGGTGGGGGCGCGGCGGCTGCGGGAGCAGGCCTGGGACTGGTGACCTTCGCATCAGCCAGGCCGGCGATCGAGCTGATCGCCGACCACCCGCTGATTGACGTGTCCGTACCGGTGTGGTCGGTGGCGGGGGTTGCGGCATTGACGGTAGCGGCTGGCGGGCTGGCAGCGTGGTTGCCAGCGCGTACGGCCGGACGTCTGCCCGTCCGTGCCGACCTCGGCGGCCAGCGGGCCCGCTCCCGGGCCGACCTGCTCAGCCTGGGCAGTGGGGCGGTTCTCCTGCTCGTCGGCACCGGGTTACTCCTGTGGTCCGGGAACCCAGAGGGTCGACCGGTGTTGCTGGCCCTGGGCGCGGTTGCCGACCTGCTCGGTGTGGTGGCCTGCACGCCGGCGCTCGTCCGGGCCGCCGGCAGGCTCGCTGCCGGGCTGCCGCTGTCCGGCCGGCTGGCGTTGCGGCACGCGGCGCGGCACCGCCTGCGCACAGGGGCTGCGATGGCCGCGGTCACCGCAGCGATCGCCGGCAGCGTCGCACTGGCCCTGGTGGGAGCGGCTCGCGGCGACACCACCTCGACACGGTTCGAAGCCCGTCCCGGCCAGGTGCTGCTGCCCGCCGAAACCGCCGATTTGCTCGGCCAGGACGGCCTCCACCGCCTTGCCGCAGCCCTCCCGGCCCGCGACATCGTCGTGCTAGCCAATGCCACCAACGTCGCAGTGCCGATCGGCGATCTGCCCGACGGACTCAGAGATCCGGCCACTCTCGCCGGCCTCCAACAGCGCAACGTTGCCGTCGGCGGGGCTGAGACGATCCGACTCGTCACCGGGCGGGCCGCCACCACCGCAGAGCTGGCCACCCTGGCCAGCGGCGGCGCGGTCGTCTTCAACGACACCCTGATAGCAGGCGACCACGTCACGCTGACCGTCAACGCCCAACCTGCGGCGCCGCTGCCCGCCGTGCTGGCGGCCCACGGGGAGTATTTCGTCAACCTACCCGGACTGGTCGTCTCAACCGCGGCGGCGCAGCGGCTCGGGCTGTCCGTCGCGCCCGGGGCGGTGGTCGTCGACACCCACCGCACGCCGAGCGCAACAGAACTCGCCGCCGCCAACGACGTGCTACTACGCGCCCAACTGGCCGCCGCTCATCCGCCGGCTGAACCGATCACCGCCGCCACAGCAACAGCCGGGGCGGACACCGGTAGGACCAGCACCATGTTCTACCTGCTCGCCGGGGTCAGCGCGATGGTGGTCCTCGTCGCCAGCACCGTCGCCGTCGGACTGGCTGCCACCGAACTACACGGCGATCTCGCCACCATGGCCGCGGTCGGTGCCAGCCCCCGGATCCGCCGAAGGATCACCACGGCCCAAGCCCTGCTCATCGTCGGACCCGGAGCGCTCCTCGGCCTGCTCGCCGGCATCGGCCCCGCGGCCAGCTTCATCGGCTACAGCACCGAGACCCACTGGCAAACCCCATGGCCCGCCCTACTACTCATCACCACCGTTCCGCCAGCACTCGCCACAATCGTCGCCGGGACCCTCGCTCGCAGCGGCCTCCCACTCACCCGACGCACCATCTGA
- a CDS encoding IS630 family transposase: protein MAEPVRVRRLSDQEGQQLLRITRRGTGSPIRLRRAMVVLASAGGNTVPAIARLVQADEDTIRQVIHRFNEMGMASLDPQWAGGRPRQISPDDQTFIVETANTRPEKLGRPFTRWSVRKLADYLGSQAARPIRIGRERLRQILHRHKITFQRTKTWKESTDPDRDAKLARIEYVSSRFPHRVFAFDEFGPLVIRPQAGAGWAPAGHPHRLPANYHKLHGVRQFHGCYSVGDDQLWGVVRQRKSAANTLAALKSIRAARPDGAPIYVILDNLSAHKGIKIRRWAARNKVELCFTPTYASWANPIEAQFGPLRTFVIAGSNHPNHPALTRKLQAYLRWRNANARHPDVLAAQRRERARIRSERQRRWGQPATRAA, encoded by the coding sequence GTGGCAGAACCCGTTCGTGTACGGCGGCTCAGTGACCAGGAGGGTCAGCAGCTGCTGCGAATTACTCGTAGAGGTACCGGCTCGCCGATCCGGTTACGGCGAGCGATGGTCGTGCTCGCGTCGGCCGGCGGGAACACGGTGCCGGCGATCGCCCGTCTCGTGCAGGCCGACGAGGACACGATCCGGCAGGTCATCCATCGGTTCAACGAGATGGGGATGGCCAGCCTGGACCCTCAGTGGGCGGGTGGCCGTCCCCGCCAGATCAGTCCTGACGATCAAACGTTCATCGTCGAGACGGCCAACACCCGCCCCGAAAAGTTGGGGCGGCCGTTCACCCGCTGGAGCGTGCGCAAGCTCGCCGACTACCTGGGCTCGCAGGCCGCCCGCCCGATCCGTATCGGTCGGGAACGGCTGCGGCAGATCCTGCACCGGCACAAGATCACCTTCCAGCGGACGAAGACGTGGAAGGAGTCCACCGACCCTGACCGGGACGCCAAACTCGCCCGGATCGAGTACGTGAGCAGCCGCTTCCCGCACCGGGTGTTCGCATTCGACGAGTTCGGACCCCTCGTGATCCGGCCGCAGGCTGGGGCCGGGTGGGCGCCGGCCGGGCACCCGCACCGGCTGCCCGCGAACTACCACAAGCTGCACGGGGTCAGACAGTTCCACGGCTGCTACTCCGTCGGCGACGACCAACTCTGGGGCGTCGTCCGGCAGCGCAAGAGCGCGGCGAACACCCTCGCCGCGCTCAAGTCGATCCGCGCCGCCCGCCCGGACGGGGCACCGATCTACGTGATCCTGGACAACCTGTCCGCACACAAAGGCATCAAGATCCGCAGGTGGGCGGCTCGGAACAAGGTCGAGCTCTGCTTCACCCCGACCTACGCCTCCTGGGCCAACCCCATCGAGGCCCAGTTCGGGCCCCTACGCACCTTCGTCATCGCCGGCTCCAACCACCCCAACCACCCCGCGCTGACCCGGAAACTGCAGGCCTACCTACGCTGGCGCAACGCCAACGCCCGCCACCCCGACGTCCTGGCCGCCCAACGCCGCGAACGCGCCCGCATCCGCAGCGAACGACAACGACGATGGGGCCAACCCGCCACCCGAGCAGCCTGA
- a CDS encoding arsenate reductase ArsC — translation MTDKPSVLFVCIHNAGRSQMAAGWLRHLAGDTIEVRSAGSAPADQVNPAAVEAMREVGIDITDRTPKLLNYETAESSDVIVTMGCGDACPVFPGKRYEDWKLEDPAGKGVEAVRPIRDEIRARVEKLLTELRPTA, via the coding sequence ATGACCGACAAGCCAAGCGTCCTGTTCGTCTGCATCCACAACGCCGGCCGCTCCCAAATGGCCGCCGGCTGGCTCCGCCACCTCGCCGGCGACACCATCGAGGTCCGCTCCGCAGGCAGCGCACCCGCCGACCAGGTCAACCCCGCCGCCGTCGAGGCCATGCGCGAGGTCGGCATCGACATCACCGACCGGACCCCCAAGCTCCTCAACTACGAGACCGCCGAGTCCTCCGACGTCATCGTCACCATGGGCTGCGGCGACGCCTGCCCCGTCTTCCCCGGCAAGCGCTACGAGGACTGGAAACTCGAAGACCCGGCCGGCAAGGGCGTCGAAGCGGTCCGCCCGATCCGCGACGAGATCCGCGCCCGGGTGGAGAAGCTCCTCACCGAACTGCGTCCCACCGCCTGA
- a CDS encoding radical SAM protein, with product MKRDRDEVFVEYTKSICPVCKVVVDGQVNIRDDKVYLRKRCPEHGLFEALVYGDAQMYLDSARFNKPGTIPLAFQTEVVDGCPSDCGLCPEHKQHACLGIIEVNTGCNLDCPICFADSGHQPDGYSISLQQCERMLDVFVESEGEAEVVMFSGGEPTIHKQILDFIDAAQARPIKAVNLNTNGIRLASDRRFVAALGERNRPGRPVNIYLQFDGFDERTHREIRGRDLRAIKQRALDHCADVGLTVTLVAAVERGLNEHELGAIISHGLAHPAVRSVSFQPVTHSGRHVAFDPLARLTNSDIIHLIAQQLPDWFQAKDFFPVPCCFPTCRSITYLLTEGAPGSPDFALVPIPRLLNVEDYLDYVSNRVVPDYAIREALEKLWSASAFMGTDTTRDRLAKTAAALDCADACGINLPEAVANLTDRAFMIVVQDFQDPYTLNVKQLMKCCVEEITPDGRLIPFCAYNSVGYREQVREQMSGVTVADVVPNAQPLQPILIDSPYGSKIAGSGAGHRPGGGRRIAPDRTNVGRGIR from the coding sequence GTGAAGCGGGACCGGGACGAGGTGTTCGTTGAGTACACCAAGTCGATCTGCCCGGTGTGCAAGGTCGTCGTCGACGGCCAGGTCAATATCCGCGACGACAAGGTGTACCTGCGTAAACGCTGCCCGGAGCATGGCCTGTTCGAGGCGTTGGTGTACGGCGACGCGCAGATGTACCTCGACAGCGCTCGGTTCAACAAGCCCGGCACGATCCCGCTGGCGTTCCAGACCGAGGTGGTCGACGGCTGCCCTTCGGACTGCGGGCTGTGTCCGGAGCACAAGCAGCACGCCTGCCTGGGCATCATCGAGGTCAACACCGGTTGCAACCTGGACTGCCCGATCTGCTTCGCCGACTCCGGCCACCAGCCCGACGGCTACTCGATCAGCCTGCAGCAGTGTGAGCGGATGCTCGATGTCTTCGTGGAAAGCGAAGGCGAGGCCGAGGTGGTGATGTTCTCCGGCGGCGAGCCCACAATCCACAAGCAGATCCTCGACTTCATCGACGCCGCCCAGGCCCGCCCGATCAAGGCGGTCAACCTCAACACCAACGGCATCCGCCTCGCCTCCGACCGGCGATTTGTGGCCGCGCTTGGGGAACGCAACCGGCCCGGCCGGCCGGTCAACATCTATCTGCAGTTCGACGGGTTCGACGAGCGCACCCACCGGGAGATCCGCGGCCGGGACCTGCGCGCCATCAAGCAGCGGGCCCTGGACCACTGCGCCGATGTCGGGCTGACCGTCACCCTCGTCGCTGCGGTCGAACGCGGCCTCAACGAACACGAACTCGGCGCCATCATCAGTCACGGCCTGGCCCACCCGGCGGTGCGCAGCGTCTCGTTCCAGCCGGTCACCCACTCCGGTCGGCACGTCGCCTTCGACCCGCTGGCCCGGCTGACCAACTCCGACATCATTCATCTCATCGCGCAGCAGTTGCCCGACTGGTTCCAGGCCAAGGACTTCTTCCCGGTGCCGTGCTGCTTCCCGACCTGCCGGTCCATCACCTACCTGCTCACCGAAGGTGCACCTGGCTCGCCAGACTTCGCACTGGTGCCGATCCCGAGGTTGCTCAACGTCGAGGACTACCTCGACTACGTGTCCAACCGGGTTGTGCCGGACTACGCCATCCGGGAGGCCCTCGAGAAGCTGTGGTCGGCGTCGGCGTTCATGGGCACCGACACCACCCGCGACCGCCTCGCGAAGACTGCCGCGGCTCTGGACTGCGCCGACGCCTGCGGCATCAACCTGCCCGAGGCGGTCGCGAACCTCACCGACCGCGCGTTCATGATCGTCGTCCAGGATTTCCAGGATCCGTACACCCTCAACGTCAAGCAGTTGATGAAGTGCTGCGTCGAGGAGATCACCCCGGACGGCAGGTTGATTCCGTTCTGCGCCTACAACTCCGTCGGCTACCGCGAACAGGTCCGCGAACAGATGTCCGGCGTAACGGTGGCCGACGTCGTGCCCAACGCGCAGCCGCTGCAGCCGATCCTCATCGATTCGCCCTACGGTTCGAAGATCGCCGGGAGCGGGGCGGGGCATCGCCCGGGCGGTGGACGGCGCATCGCGCCGGACCGCACCAACGTCGGCCGAGGGATCCGATGA
- a CDS encoding winged helix-turn-helix domain-containing protein, translating to MSVHRNIERLVNDIIARIDRNEFSPGSRLPPVRELAEHYEVAQSTVNQAVRELVQRRVLVGRPGVGVFVAEAER from the coding sequence GTGAGCGTGCATCGGAACATCGAAAGATTGGTCAACGACATCATCGCGAGGATCGATCGGAACGAGTTCTCGCCTGGATCACGGCTACCCCCCGTCCGCGAACTGGCTGAGCACTACGAAGTGGCTCAGTCGACCGTCAACCAAGCCGTACGCGAGCTGGTGCAGCGGCGAGTTCTGGTCGGCCGCCCCGGAGTCGGCGTCTTCGTGGCCGAGGCAGAGCGGTAG
- a CDS encoding ArsR/SmtB family transcription factor has translation MEGVPTAKTATPAVSPLAGEPIKRADAERLAGVLKAVADPARLRLLSLIQSAPEGEASVSDLTAPLGLSQPTVSHHLRILTEAGLLERDKRGVWAYYRLVPSAIAAIADLLTPPRKRATKKTR, from the coding sequence ATGGAAGGCGTGCCAACTGCGAAAACTGCAACCCCTGCCGTATCGCCGCTTGCCGGCGAGCCGATCAAGCGCGCCGATGCCGAGCGGCTCGCCGGCGTGCTGAAGGCAGTCGCCGACCCGGCCCGGCTACGACTGCTCAGTCTGATTCAGTCCGCCCCCGAGGGCGAGGCGTCCGTCAGTGACCTCACCGCCCCGCTTGGGCTCTCCCAGCCGACCGTGAGTCATCATCTTCGGATCCTCACCGAGGCCGGCCTGCTTGAGCGCGACAAGCGCGGCGTCTGGGCGTACTACCGGCTCGTGCCGTCCGCGATCGCGGCGATAGCCGACCTGTTGACCCCACCCCGCAAGCGAGCGACGAAGAAGACCCGCTGA